The Neodiprion fabricii isolate iyNeoFabr1 chromosome 4, iyNeoFabr1.1, whole genome shotgun sequence genome window below encodes:
- the LOC124180784 gene encoding protein C19orf12 homolog — protein MEMAAKELLWEVSRLTELQSVHVSLKESFKGAMITGISTLAGGLFLGPIGLAIGGTVGGCSAAFMARNKFISITDVILYELTPQQQCDLADAIRKCLNSVNIQDAVQFAINVAQNPSVATTVAMTVITFLNSQQGMKIVD, from the exons ATGGAAATGGCGGCAAAAGAACTGCTATGGGAGGTATCCAGACTCACTGAACTTCAAAGTGTTCACGTCAGTTTAAAAGAGAGCTTTAAGGGAGCAATGATAACTGGAATCTCAACACTGGCTGGTGGTCTCTTCTTGGGTCCTATAGGATTAGCTATTG GAGGTACAGTCGGAGGATGTTCCGCAGCTTTCATGGCgaggaataaatttatatcaattacAGATGTAATTTTGTACGAACTTACACCACAACAACAATGTGATCTTGCTGATGCAATCCGTAAATGTCTTAACTCTGTTAATATACAAGATGCAGTTCAGTTTGCAATAAATGTTGCTCAAAATCCTTCTGTGGCTACAACTGTAGCTATGACTGTAATTACGTTTCTTAATTCTCAACAAGGCATGAAGATTGTGGACTGA
- the LOC124180782 gene encoding putative cyclin-dependent serine/threonine-protein kinase DDB_G0272797/DDB_G0274007 isoform X2 — protein sequence MNSLVWICVILLGQCYMGINAQGQRVAPGVPPQHYQQPPQPHQVHQQQQIHQQQQIHQQQVHQQQQFQQVPVQQVPVQPVPLQQQPQVQHVPVPQQQQQQQPQQQQQQQQQQQQQQQQQVPHGHNHGVPQPGQILNAANIEHEKAHIAEHMEIPMDTNKMTDQELQFHYFKMHDADNNNKLDGCELIKSLIHWHETEEEGMQAENYTDAQLLNVVEAVMSSTDVDDDGYITWSEFIARNS from the exons ATGAACTCGTTAGTGTGGATATGTGTTATACTATTGGGGCAATGTTATATGGGAATTAATGCACAGGGTCAAAGAGTTGCACCGGGAGTTCCACCTCAACATTATCAACAG CCACCACAGCCGCATCAGGTTCATCAGCAGCAACAAATCCATCAGCAACAACAAATCCACCAACAACAAGTTCATCAACAGCAACAG TTTCAGCAAGTACCAGTACAACAAGTTCCTGTACAACCAGTTCCTCTCCAGCAGCAACCTCAAGTTCAACATGTGCCGGTAccacagcagcagcagcagcagcagccgcaacaacaacaacaacaacaacaacaacaacaacaacaacagcagcaacaagtGCCACATGGTCATAACCATGGGGTACCGCAGCCAGGACAAATTCTCAATGCTGCAAATATTGAGCACGAAAAGGC ACACATAGCAGAGCACATGGAAATACCTATGGACACAAATAAAATGACGGATCAGGAGTTACAGTTCCATTATTTCAAAATGCATGATGCAgacaataataacaaattgGATGGTTGTGAGCTTATAAAATCTCTCATCCATTGGCATG AGACAGAAGAAGAAGGCATGCAGGCAGAAAACTATACGGACGCGCAGTTGTTGAACGTGGTTGAAGCAGTTATGAGTTCGACTGATGTTGATGATGACGGGTACATTACATGGTCTGAGTTTATAGCCAGAAACAGTTGA
- the LOC124180782 gene encoding calmodulin-like protein 11 isoform X1, with amino-acid sequence MNSLVWICVILLGQCYMGINAQGQRVAPGVPPQHYQQPPQPHQVHQQQQIHQQQQIHQQQVHQQQQFQQVPVQQVPVQPVPLQQQPQVQHVPVPQQQQQQQPQQQQQQQQQQQQQQQQQVPHGHNHGVPQPGQILNAANIEHEKAHIAEHMEIPMDTNKMTDQELQFHYFKMHDADNNNKLDGCELIKSLIHWHEQGSKEPGTPHAEEKIFKDDELVALIDPILGMDDTNKDGFIDYPEFIQAQQKAAATGRP; translated from the exons ATGAACTCGTTAGTGTGGATATGTGTTATACTATTGGGGCAATGTTATATGGGAATTAATGCACAGGGTCAAAGAGTTGCACCGGGAGTTCCACCTCAACATTATCAACAG CCACCACAGCCGCATCAGGTTCATCAGCAGCAACAAATCCATCAGCAACAACAAATCCACCAACAACAAGTTCATCAACAGCAACAG TTTCAGCAAGTACCAGTACAACAAGTTCCTGTACAACCAGTTCCTCTCCAGCAGCAACCTCAAGTTCAACATGTGCCGGTAccacagcagcagcagcagcagcagccgcaacaacaacaacaacaacaacaacaacaacaacaacaacagcagcaacaagtGCCACATGGTCATAACCATGGGGTACCGCAGCCAGGACAAATTCTCAATGCTGCAAATATTGAGCACGAAAAGGC ACACATAGCAGAGCACATGGAAATACCTATGGACACAAATAAAATGACGGATCAGGAGTTACAGTTCCATTATTTCAAAATGCATGATGCAgacaataataacaaattgGATGGTTGTGAGCTTATAAAATCTCTCATCCATTGGCATG AGCAAGGGAGTAAGGAGCCTGGGACACCtcatgctgaggaaaaaatatttaaggatGATGAGCTGGTTGCTTTAATTGACCCAATTTTGGGTATGGATGATACGAACAAAGATGGTTTTATCGATTACCCTGAATTTATTCAGGCACAGCAAAAAGCTGCAGCCACTGGACGACCATAA
- the LOC124180781 gene encoding spermatogenesis-defective protein 39 homolog, which yields MNSAKDDEIYWNTSDKLVFNFEDNEECQIFGVSQTAIYSQAGTFSVDDDADDYLKSDITPSNLKPLLSVISEKTLTSILKAENLHNVHQEKPLVQPEITLRRILLGQPFMLEQYKSLASKTELLDSAIASGDGNAILIVIIFIAKTLKQSLIQRLLLERPEAVNIYIRYLATTLRTNELTDLLTMLGRSKDAAMTNLQIVLKNTPNIERLLQKLQNCCRMHFTALSDCREGFYVKNYIKLLEWQVAVKATEFSKPLDIHSSVLDCLQNACQHHWNASEGSLVSPTNLSKQHDVSPRQYQCVALTTRASMQAWDDIESIVLTKGWLGSKKLQTSLAIEDILQILHENQAPSSLLAKFLSYIDDLDRRLSLAKKLQCHRAVIDIFVLQRDRVALSEYKSSLHSQSEQYFYAENALRASTVKWKN from the exons ATGAATTCGGCAAAAGATGACGAAATTTACTGGAATACTAGTGATAAACTGGTATTTAATTTCGAAGATAACGAG GAATGCCAAATATTCGGTGTATCGCAAACAGCGATCTACTCCCAAGCAGGAACATTCAGCGTTGATGATGATGCAGATGATTACCTAAAATCCGATATCACCCCCTCTAACCTCAAACCTCTGCTGTCTGTTATTTCTGAAAAAACATTAACCAGCA TTTTGAAAGCTGAAAACTTGCATAATGTTCATCAAGAAAAACCACTTGTGCAACCGGAAATAACTCTGAGACGAATATTGCTAGGACAGCCGTTTATGTTAGAGCAATATAAATCGCTTGCAAGTAAAACAGAATTACTTGACTCAGCCATTGCCTCTGGCGATGGAAATGCCATTTTGATT GTAATAATATTCATTGCCAAAACGCTGAAGCAGTCTCTGATCCAGCGGCTACTTCTGGAGAGACCTGAAGCAGTCAACATATACATTCGTTATCTTGCTACAACCTTGCGCACAAATGAGCTCACCGATCTTTTGAC aatGTTAGGGCGTTCCAAAGATGCTGCC ATGACAAACTtacaaattgttttaaaaaatacacccAACATTGAAAGGCTATTACAAAAGCTACAGAACTGCTGTAGAATGCATTTTACTGCGTTGTCAGATTGTCGGGAAGggttttatgtaaaaaattatattaagcTTCTTG AGTGGCAAGTAGCAGTAAAGGCTACAGAATTCAGCAAACCACTTGACATCCATTCGTCTGTATTGGATTGCCTGCAGAATGCTTGCCAGCATCATTGGAATGCTTCGGAAGGCTCGCTTGTGTCACCTACAAATCTTTCTAAGCAGCATGATGTCTCGCCGAGACAATACCAATGTGTAGCTCTGACCACTAGAGCATCCATGCAAGCGTGGGATGACATTGAATCCATAGTTTTAACTAAG GGATGGCTTGGCAGCAAAAAGTTACAGACGAGTCTGGCGATAGAagatattttgcaaattcttCATGAAAATCAAGCTCCTTCTTCTCTGCTTGCCAAATTTCTTAGTTACATAGACGATTTGGACAGAAGACTCAGTTTAGCAAAAAAGCTTCAATGTCATCGAGCCGTTATAGAT aTATTTGTATTACAAAGAGATCGTGTGGCTTTGAGTGAGTACAAATCTAGCCTTCACTCGCAGTCAGAGCAATACTTTTATGCTGAAAATGCGTTACGTGCCTCGACAGTGAagtggaaaaattaa